One window of the Lytechinus pictus isolate F3 Inbred chromosome 5, Lp3.0, whole genome shotgun sequence genome contains the following:
- the LOC129262378 gene encoding beta-hexosaminidase subunit alpha-like isoform X2 — protein MAGGWMQIALVALFLGVCLASLSENEGSRFLKKPVTPSAHGSPWPMPQSISVMPDVYDLAAQNDFTLSASKVQCDILNSAFKRYRAIIFNRPEARKTPKASKHLKFSANSILSGLDVAVNEPCPDYPDLESDESYTLMVSEPVANLAAKTVWGALRGLETFSQLIYDGALAGQLVVNKTSITDFPRFKYRGLLVDSSRHFLSMSAVFKCLDAMAYNKFNVFHWHIVDDQSFPYESKAFPSMSENDAYDQNHVYTRENIKAVIDYARLRGIRVMPEFDTPGHTQSWGSIPNLLTPCYSGTKLTGGYGPIDPTVDSNYDFLKTFFQEVVDLFPDKYVHMGGDEVSFTCWKSNPQITTFMQQHQYGTNYSKLEEYYEQRLLDIMADLQTGYTVWQEIVDNNVKVRADTVVHVWKNPYPNELAKVTAMGYKSILSTPWYLNLISYGNDWKKYYAVEPTQFNGTNAQKELVIGGEACMWGEYVDSTNLIQRTWPRASAVGERLWSAKSVTSAVTAGPRLVEHRCRMIRRGLQVEPVTGPNYCPYEYED, from the exons ATGGCTGGTGGCTGGATGCAGATAGCATTGGTTGCCCTGTTCTTGGGTGTGTGCCTGGCATCGCTGAGTGAGAATGAAGGTTCTAGATTTCTAAAGAAGCCAGTTACTCCTTCCGCTCATGGCTCTCCTTGGCCCATGCCTCAATCCATCTCTGTGATGCCCGATGTCTACGATTTAGCTGCACAGAATGATTTTAC GTTGTCAGCCAGCAAGGTACAGTGTGATATATTGAACAGTGCTTTCAAGCGTTATCGAGCCATTATCTTCAACCGACCAGAAGCTAGGAAAACACCCAAGGCATCTAAACACTTGAAGTTTTCTGCTAATAGCATCTTGAGTGGACTAGATGTTGCTGTGAATGAGCCTTGTCCGGATTATCCCGACCTGGAATCTGATGAGAGTT acacTCTGATGGTCTCTGAGCCTGTTGCTAATCTAGCTGCTAAAACTGTATGGGGAGCCTTAAGAG GTCTGGAAACATTCAGTCAGCTCATTTATGATGGAGCATTAGCTGGTCAG CTTGTCGTAAACAAGACATCAATCACAGATTTTCCACGCTTCAAATATCGCGGTCTCCTGGTAGACTCATCGAGACACTTTCTCAGTATGTCTGCTGTCTTCAAATGTCTG GATGCAATGGCCTATAATAAGTTCAATGTATTCCATTGGCACATCGTGGATGATCAGTCATTTCCTTATGAGAGCAAAGCATTTCCTTCAATGAGTGAAAAT GACGCATACGACCAAAACCATGTGTACACCAGGGAGAACATCAAAGCTGTGATCGACTACGCTCGCCTGCGAGGCATCCGCGTCATGCCCGAGTTCGACACGCCCGGCCACACCCAATCCTGGGGGTCGATACCTAATCTTCTCACCCCTTGTTACTCCGGGACCAAGCTTACAGGTGGATATGGTCCTATCGACCCCACCGTTGACAGCAACTACGATTTCTTGAAGACTTTCTTTCAGGAGGTTGTCGATCTGTTTCCAGACAAGTATGTCCACATGGGAGGAGATGAGGTCAGCTTCACTTGCTG GAAGAGCAACCCACAAATAACTACCTTCATGCAACAACACCAGTACGGAACAAATTACAGCAAGCTTGAGGAATATTATGAGCAAAGATTACTGGACATCATGGCCGACCTACAGACTGGATATACTGTGTGGCAAGAGATCGTAGACAATAACGTCAAG GTACGGGCTGAtactgttgtacatgtatggaagAATCCTTACCCAAATGAACTTGCTAAGGTTACTGCTATGGGCTACAAATCCATTCTTTCTACTCCTTGGTACCTGAACCTCATAAGCTATGGCAATGACTGGAAAAAATACTATGCTGTGGAACCGACACAATTCAATG GTACCAATGCTCAGAAGGAATTGGTGATCGGTGGAGAAGCATGCATGTGGGGAGAATATGTGGACTCTACTAACCTAATTCAGAGAACTTG gCCTCGAGCAAGTGCGGTAGGTGAGCGTCTGTGGAGCGCCAAGAGTGTGACATCAGCGGTGACTGCAGGACCAAGACTAGTAGAGCATAGATGTCGTATGATCAG GCGTGGCCTTCAAGTTGAACCAGTTACGGGACCGAACTATTGCCCCTATGAATATGAAGACTGA
- the LOC129262378 gene encoding beta-hexosaminidase subunit alpha-like isoform X1 has protein sequence MAGGWMQIALVALFLGVCLASLSENEGSRFLKKPVTPSAHGSPWPMPQSISVMPDVYDLAAQNDFTLSASKVQCDILNSAFKRYRAIIFNRPEARKTPKASKHLKFSANSILSGLDVAVNEPCPDYPDLESDESYTLMVSEPVANLAAKTVWGALRGLETFSQLIYDGALAGQLVVNKTSITDFPRFKYRGLLVDSSRHFLSMSAVFKCLDAMAYNKFNVFHWHIVDDQSFPYESKAFPSMSENDAYDQNHVYTRENIKAVIDYARLRGIRVMPEFDTPGHTQSWGSIPNLLTPCYSGTKLTGGYGPIDPTVDSNYDFLKTFFQEVVDLFPDKYVHMGGDEVSFTCWKSNPQITTFMQQHQYGTNYSKLEEYYEQRLLDIMADLQTGYTVWQEIVDNNVKVRADTVVHVWKNPYPSELDKVTAKGFKTILSTPWYLNYISYGDDWKKYYAVEPTLFNGTNAQKELVIGGEACMWGEYVDSTNLIQRTWPRASAVGERLWSAKSVTSAVTAGPRLVEHRCRMIRRGLQVEPVTGPNYCPYEYED, from the exons ATGGCTGGTGGCTGGATGCAGATAGCATTGGTTGCCCTGTTCTTGGGTGTGTGCCTGGCATCGCTGAGTGAGAATGAAGGTTCTAGATTTCTAAAGAAGCCAGTTACTCCTTCCGCTCATGGCTCTCCTTGGCCCATGCCTCAATCCATCTCTGTGATGCCCGATGTCTACGATTTAGCTGCACAGAATGATTTTAC GTTGTCAGCCAGCAAGGTACAGTGTGATATATTGAACAGTGCTTTCAAGCGTTATCGAGCCATTATCTTCAACCGACCAGAAGCTAGGAAAACACCCAAGGCATCTAAACACTTGAAGTTTTCTGCTAATAGCATCTTGAGTGGACTAGATGTTGCTGTGAATGAGCCTTGTCCGGATTATCCCGACCTGGAATCTGATGAGAGTT acacTCTGATGGTCTCTGAGCCTGTTGCTAATCTAGCTGCTAAAACTGTATGGGGAGCCTTAAGAG GTCTGGAAACATTCAGTCAGCTCATTTATGATGGAGCATTAGCTGGTCAG CTTGTCGTAAACAAGACATCAATCACAGATTTTCCACGCTTCAAATATCGCGGTCTCCTGGTAGACTCATCGAGACACTTTCTCAGTATGTCTGCTGTCTTCAAATGTCTG GATGCAATGGCCTATAATAAGTTCAATGTATTCCATTGGCACATCGTGGATGATCAGTCATTTCCTTATGAGAGCAAAGCATTTCCTTCAATGAGTGAAAAT GACGCATACGACCAAAACCATGTGTACACCAGGGAGAACATCAAAGCTGTGATCGACTACGCTCGCCTGCGAGGCATCCGCGTCATGCCCGAGTTCGACACGCCCGGCCACACCCAATCCTGGGGGTCGATACCTAATCTTCTCACCCCTTGTTACTCCGGGACCAAGCTTACAGGTGGATATGGTCCTATCGACCCCACCGTTGACAGCAACTACGATTTCTTGAAGACTTTCTTTCAGGAGGTTGTCGATCTGTTTCCAGACAAGTATGTCCACATGGGAGGAGATGAGGTCAGCTTCACTTGCTG GAAGAGCAACCCACAAATAACTACCTTCATGCAACAACACCAGTACGGAACAAATTACAGCAAGCTTGAGGAATATTATGAGCAAAGATTACTGGACATCATGGCCGACCTACAGACTGGATATACTGTGTGGCAAGAGATCGTAGACAATAACGTCAAG GTACGGGCTGATACTGTCGTACATGTCTGGAAGAACCCGTACCCGAGTGAACTCGATAAGGTTACGGCAAAGGGCTTCAAAACCATTCTTTCCACTCCTTGGTATCTTAACTACATAAGCTACGGCGATGACTGGAAAAAATACTACGCTGTGGAGCCAACACTTTTCAACG GTACCAATGCTCAGAAGGAATTGGTGATCGGTGGAGAAGCATGCATGTGGGGAGAATATGTGGACTCTACTAACCTAATTCAGAGAACTTG gCCTCGAGCAAGTGCGGTAGGTGAGCGTCTGTGGAGCGCCAAGAGTGTGACATCAGCGGTGACTGCAGGACCAAGACTAGTAGAGCATAGATGTCGTATGATCAG GCGTGGCCTTCAAGTTGAACCAGTTACGGGACCGAACTATTGCCCCTATGAATATGAAGACTGA